The Ferrimonas balearica DSM 9799 genome includes the window ACCCCAAGGTGACCGGTGTGGCCGGTGACGACTGTCCGAAGTGCGGCATGAAGCTGGAGCAGGTTGCCCAGGCGGACACCCACGTGTGCCCGATGCACCCCAAGGTGACCGGTGTGGCTGGCGACGACTGCCCGAAGTGCGGCATGAAGCTGGAGCAGATGGCTCAGGCTGATACCCACGTTTGCCCGATGCACCCGAAGGTGACTGGTGTGGCTGGCGACGATTGCCCCAAGTGCGGCATGAAGCTGGAGCCTAAGCGCGGTCAGGGTGGTCACGGCCACCACGCGCACCACTAAGCAGGAGGGAGCCTGTCATGTGCAACAAGTGCTCATGCGGCGGCCAGGACCGCCAAACCAAACGGAAAACCCAGGTAGCGACCGCCATTGTGATCGCATTGGCCCTGACTCCGGTGATCTGGACCCTTGCTCAGGCTGCGCCGGGACAGGCTCCCCAGGTGACCCAAAGTGCCGCAGAACACGCGGCCCACACTCACGCTTGCCCGATGCACCCGGAACAGACCGGTGTTGAAGGCGACCGTTGCCCCATCTGCAACATGTTCCTGACTGAGGTGGAGGGGGAGGGTCACGCCGATCACGGTGCGGTAACCCACACCCACGCTTGCCCGATGCACCCGCAAGAAACCGGGGTTGAAGGCGACCGTTGCCCCATCTGCAACATGTTCCTGACTGAGGTGGAGGGGGACCACGCCGATCACGGTGCGGCGACCCACACCCACGCTTGCCCGATGCACCCGGAAGAGACCGGGGTTGAGGGCGACCGTTGTCCCATCTGCAATATGTTCCTCACCGAAATGGAGGAGGAAGAGCAGGTCGACCCCCACGCCGGGCACACCATGCAACTGGACCCCCTGCCGTCCGCTCCCGCACTGGAACAGGCGGTCAGCGGTGGTGAAGCCACCATCAAGTACGTGTGTCCCATGCACCCGCAGATCGTCTCCGACGAGCCCGGCACCTGCCCCATCTGTGGCATGAACCTGGAGAAAGTGGAGATGGGCGCGGCCAGTGAAGAGGTGGTGGTGGGCGTTTCCGGCGGCCTGCAACAAGCCCTCGGTGTGCGGACTGAAACCGTTGAGCGCGGCACCCTGTGGCGCTACATCAAGACCCTCGGCACCGTGCAGTACAACGAAGACGCCATCTCACACATCCACACCCGGGTAACCGGTTGGGTGGAGAAACTGGCGGTGAACTCCGTGGGCCAGCAAGTGGCGCAAGGCCAGCTCCTGTACGAGCTGTATTCGCCGGAACTGGTGAACGCTCAGGACGATTACCTGCAGGCGCTCGACTACCTGGGGCAGGACCCGGTCCGAGGCAAAGAGTTGCTGCGCAAAGCCAAGCTGCGCCTGGAGCTGCTCGGCATCAGCGACAAGGTGATTCAGCGTCTTGAGAAGACCCGACAAAGCCTCTATCGCGTGCCCTTCTACGCCCCCCACAGTGGCGTGGTCAGCACCATGGACATTCGTGACGGCATGTACATTGAGCCGGGCAAAACCCAGATCGAGCTGGTGGATCTGTCCACCGTCTGGGTTATCGCCGATGTCTTTGAAAATGAACAGAGCTGGCTGGAAGTGGGGCGTCCGGCGGACGTGACCGCGGCGGCTCAGGGTCTGTTCGAGATTGAGGGTGAGATCGATTACATCTACCCGGAACTGGATCCGGTCACCCGCTCACTGCAGGTGCGGGTCAAACTGCCGAACCCGGAGAATCGTCCCGGCGGCCAACTGCGTCCCGGTTCTCTGGTGGATGTGGAGCTTTACGGCGGTCCCCGCCGTGGCCTGCTGACTGTGCCTGCTGAAGCCCTGATTCTGACCGGCCGGGAGAACCGGGTGGTGGTACAGCGTGCCGACAACAGCTTCGCGTCCGTACCGGTTCGCCTTGGCATGATGAGCCAGGGCAAGGCTGAAATTCTGGAAGGCCTGAATGAGGGCGATAGGGTGGTGGTGTCCGGCCAGTTCCTGATCGACTCCGAAGCCAGCATTCAGGGCAGCCTGCGTCGCATGAGCCAGCCAGCGGCTGATGCCCACAGCGGCCATCAGCACTAACAGGAGGCGACGATGTTAGAGAAAATCATCAGCGCCTCCCTGCGTCAGCGGGCGATGGTGCTGGTCATCACCGCGGTGTTGGCCATCTATGGCTGGCAGGCGATGCGCACCACACCGCTGGACGCGCTGCCGGACCTGTCCGATGTGCAGGTGATCATCAAAACCGCCTACCCGGGGCAGGCGCCTCAGTTGGTGGAAGACCAGATCACCTATCCGCTCTCTACCGCCATGCTGGCGGTGCCCGGCGCGCAGACCGTGCGTGGCTTCTCCATGTTTGGGGACAGCTTCGTTTACGTCATCTTTGAAGATGGTACCGACATCTACTGGGCCCGCTCGCGGGTGTTGGAGTACCTGTCCCAGATCCAGGGGCAACTGCCCCCGGGCGTCACCCCCTCTCTGGGGCCGGACGCCTCCGGTGTGGGCTGGGTGTTCCAGTATGCGCTGGTGGATCGCACCGGCCACCAGGACCTGGCCCAGCTGCGCTCGCTGCAGGATTGGTTTATCAAGCTGGAGCTGCAGAGCGTCGCCGGTGTCTCCGAAGTGGCGACCGTCGGTGGCATGGAAAAGGCGTATCAGATTGTGGTGGATCCCCACAAACTGGCGCTCTATCAGCTTGACCTGATGGCGGTGAAGCAAGCCCTCGATAACGCCAACGCCTCCGTGGGTGGCTCAGTGATCGAGATGGCGGAAGCGGAGTACATGATCACCGCGTCCGGCTACCGCCAGACCCTCCAGGATTTTGAGGAGATCCCACTGGGCATCGTGTCCGAGTCCGGCACGCCGGTACTGATGAAGGACGTGGCCCAGCTGCGCACCGGCCCGGCGGCCCGCCGTGGCATTGCCGAACTGGATGGCCAGGGTGAAGTGGTGGGCGGCATCGTGGTGATGCGCTATGGCGAGAACGCCCTGGCCACCATCGACAACGTCAAAGCCAAACTCGCTGAGATTGAATCCGGTCTGCCCGAAGGGGTGGAGCTGGTGATCACCTATGACCGTTCCCAGCTGATCCTGAACGCCGTGGACAACCTCAAGAACAAGGTGATTGAGGAGATGGTGGTGGTGGCGCTGGTGTGCCTGGTGTTCCTGCTGCATGCCCGCTCCACGCTGGTGGCGGTGATCACCCTGCCGTTGTCGATTCTGGCCAGCTTCATTGTAATGGGCTGGATGGGGGTGAACGCCAACATCATGAGCCTCGGCGGCATCGCCATCGCCATTGGTGCGGTGGTGGACGCGGCCATTGTGATGGTGGAGAACGCCCACAAACACCTGGAGCACTACCGGGAGGAGCACGGCAAGGCGCCGGAAGGCGATGCCCACTGGCAGTTGATCAAGGAAGCGGCGGTCGAAGTTGGGCCTGCGCTGTTCTTCAGCCTGTTGATCATCACCCTGAGCTTTATTCCGGTGTTTGCGCTGGAGGCTCAGGAGGGGCGTCTGTTCCACCCGTTGGCCTACACCAAAACCTTTGCCATGGCGGCCTCGGCCATCCTGGCGATCACCCTGATCCCGGTTTTGATGGGCTACTTTGTGCGGGGCAAGATCCCGGATGAGCAGAAAAACCCCATCAGCCGCTTCCTGATCGCGCTTTATCAGCCGGTACTGAAGCTGGTGCTGCGCTTCCCCAAGGTCACTCTGATGTTGGCCGTGGTGGCTCTGGCCAGCGCCTACTACCCGATGAGCAAGATGGGTTCCGAGTTTATGCCGGAGCTGGAGGAGGGCGACCTGCTCTACATGCCCACCACGCTGCCGGGGGTGAGTGCCGGTAAGGCGGGGGAGATCCTGCAGCAGACCGATCGACTGATCAAAACCATCCCGGAAGTGGCCAGAGTGTTCGGCAAAGTGGGACGGGCGGACACCGCGACCGACCCGGCACCGCTGACCATGCTGGAAACCACCATCATGCTCAAGCCCCGCTCTGAGTGGCGCGAGGGGCAGACGATGGAAGGGATCATTGCGGATCTGCAGCGCACCGTAAAAGTGCCGGGGATCACCAATGCCTGGGTGCAGCCGATCAAAACCCGCATCGACATGCTCTCCACCGGCGTGCGAACGCCGGTGGGGGTGAAGATCTCCGGCGCGGACGTGGAAGAGCTGCAGCGCATCGGCGCCGAAGTGGAAGCGATTCTGGCCCCGCTGCCGGGCACCACCTCCGCGTTTGCCCAACGGACCGGCGGTGGCCGCTATCTGGATATCGACCCCAAGCTGACCGTGGCGGCCCGTTACGGCATGACGCTGAGAGACGTGCAGGACGTAGTTCAGATGGCGATTGGCGGCATGACCATGGGGGAATCGATCCAAGGTCAGGAGCGCTATCCCATCAATATCCGCTACCCCCGTGAGTTGCGTGACGACATCGAGAAGCTGCGTAACCTGCCGGTGCTGACCAAAACCGGCAAGTATGTCCCGCTGCAAACTCTGGCGGACCTCTCCATCCGGGATGGTGCCCCGATGCTGGCGAGCGAGAATGGCCGTCTGATCTCCTGGGTATTCGTGGACATCGACAGCAGTGTCCTCTCCATCGGTGAGTACATCACCCAGGCTCGTGAAGCGATGAACCAGCAGCTGCAACTGCCGCCTCGCTACTCCGTCAGCTTTGCCGGTCAGTACGAGTACATGCAGCGGGTGGAAGCCAAGATGGAGATGGTGATCCCGATGATGCTGGCGGTGATTTTCCTGCTGCTGATGATGACCTTTGGCTCGGTGGTTCAGGCCAGCATCATCATGCTCAGCCTGCCGTTTGCTCTGGTGGGGTCTGCCTGGCTGCTGTTTGGTCTGGGCTACAACCTCTCCGTGGCCGTGGCCGTGGGGATGATCGCCCTGGCGGGGGTGGCCGCAGAGTTTGGTGTGGTGATGCAGGTGTATCTGAACAACACCATCAAAGCCCATGAGAAGAAGGGCCTGATGCGCCATGAGCAGGATCTGAAAGACGCCCTGATTGAAGGGGCGGTGATGCGGATCCGGCCCAAGGCGATGACCGTGGCCACCATCTTCTTTGGTCTGCTGCCGATCATGTGGGGCAGCGGTACCGGTAACGAGGTGATGCAGAAGATCGCGGCACCCATGGTGGGTGGCATGGTGACGGCTCCGTTGCTGTCGCTGTTCGTGATCCCGGCCATCTACCTGTTGATCTACCGTCGGGGATTGGCCAAAGCCGATGCCTGAGTGACGGTGCCGGGCATGGCCCGGCCCGTCTGAGTTTGCTGGTGCAGATTTGAGGCTGCCTAACCCTGAAGATCTGCACCGGCGCGGCGGCGTTATGCCGCCACCCTTTGTGGAGGACTGCACGATGAAAATCGGACAGGTTGCACGAGAAACCGGCTTGAGCGTCAAGGCGATACGCTACTACCACGACATTGGTCTGGTGGTGGCTCAGCGGGGCGACAACGGCTATCGCGCCTATTCCGCGGCACAGCTGGAGCAACTGCGCTTTGTTGCCCGCAGTAAAGCGTTGGGGTTCAGCCTGGAACAGTGCGCTGAGCTGCTCTCGCTGCAAAGCCGCTCTGATCGCACCGCCGCCCAGGTGAAAGCGCTGGCGGTGGACCAGCTCGCCCTGGTGAGGGAAAAGATTGCACAACTGCAGGCACTGGAAGCCCGACTGAATGGATTGGTGAACCAATGCCAGGGAGGCAACACACCGGAATGCCCGATCTTGGACTCCCTTTGTGGTGAATCCGGTAAGACGGCCAATGCCCCCTGTTGTAAGGAGTAACCGATGAAGAAACTGACGCTGACCGCCCTTTTGGTTCTGGGGCTGAGCGCCTGTGGACAGAGTGAAACCGCCAAACAAGCCGAGGCCTTTTCGGCACTCGACCATAAGGCGGCAGTACTGCAGGGACACCAGTGGTACAAAAACAACGATGGGATTGTGGTTCGGGTTCATCCTGACCGGGTGAATGCCACGTTTTCTGATGGCACCGAAGCGGATGTTGCCATTCCGAACGGGGAGTTCTACCTCTCAATCGCCCCCTGGGCGACCTTTACCCATCCCTGCGGCAACCACGTGCCCACCGGCTGCACCGGTGAGCTGATTGGCCAGCCGATGCACGTCAGTGCCGTGGATGTGGACAGTGGTGAGGAGGTCATCAATAAGATGATCACCACCCAACACGATGGCTTTATCGATTTCTGGGTGCCGGCTCAGCGCCAACTGGCCTTCACCTTCCACTTTGACCATCCCAAGTACGGCATGCTGGAAGCGAAAGAGGTGCTGCCCACCTTTGAGGACAGCCGCACCTGCATCACCACCATGCAGCTTAAGCCGATGGATGGCGGTGCCATAGAAGCACCTGGACAGGGTGGTCATAGCGGCCATCACTAAACAAAAACGGGACCTCATGGTCCCGTTTTTTTATGGACAACGGATATGAGCCTTGGCAGGGACATCAGCGAATCTGGAAATAATATCGATTATTGGTGACCGGTTGATCACGATCAAAGCTGCCATGGGGTGGGCTTCTACAGTCAATAGGATAAGCAGCAAAAGTTTATGGGGGGAAGAATGAAACGCGCAATGTGGTTAATGGCAGTGTTGTTGGCGGGATGTGGCGGCGGTGATGGCGATTCGCCTGCGCCGTCACCAGAGCCGACGCCCGCTGAGGGGTTATCGATAGGTCTGTCGGATGCACCTGCCGACGGCGTTTCTCACCTGATTTTGCAGATGCACAGCCTCGAACTGACCCCCGGAGGGCACATGGGGGGGCATCATGGTGGGGGCGACCCCATTGTGCTGGACATGAGCCACCATCGGGTCGATATGCTGGCCTATCAGGGCGACGACGCCTATCCACTGCTGCATCAACACCAACTTGAGCCGGGCCGCTACCAGCTTCGGCTGCATTGGACACCCGGCACGGGCGACCATGGCTCCTACGTGGATGATGGCGAGGGGCGGCACCCCCTGCATGGCGACCACCCATACTTTGACCTTGGCGAAGTGACCATCCATGAAGGGCTGCACCATAACTTCACCCTGGAGATGGACTTGCGCCAGGGTCTGCACCACAACGGAGAGCACTACGCGTTAGAGCATCATGGCATGCGCTGGGTGGACAACGACACCATGGGGCACCTCAAGGGCACCGTGGACGCCAGCTGGATAGCCGATTGCGAGGCCGACAACGCGTCGCTGGCCGGGCCGGACAGCCA containing:
- a CDS encoding heavy metal-binding domain-containing protein, producing the protein MTKLYSRAVAVFALALSLTLSPLALANMGHHGDHAAHQAQEAQHCPHGKQDGERKGCCGQAKGESCPHAGKGHAAHQGDTHACPMHPKVTGVAGDDCPKCGMKLEQVAQADTHVCPMHPKVTGVAGDDCPKCGMKLEQMAQADTHVCPMHPKVTGVAGDDCPKCGMKLEPKRGQGGHGHHAHH
- a CDS encoding efflux RND transporter periplasmic adaptor subunit, translated to MCNKCSCGGQDRQTKRKTQVATAIVIALALTPVIWTLAQAAPGQAPQVTQSAAEHAAHTHACPMHPEQTGVEGDRCPICNMFLTEVEGEGHADHGAVTHTHACPMHPQETGVEGDRCPICNMFLTEVEGDHADHGAATHTHACPMHPEETGVEGDRCPICNMFLTEMEEEEQVDPHAGHTMQLDPLPSAPALEQAVSGGEATIKYVCPMHPQIVSDEPGTCPICGMNLEKVEMGAASEEVVVGVSGGLQQALGVRTETVERGTLWRYIKTLGTVQYNEDAISHIHTRVTGWVEKLAVNSVGQQVAQGQLLYELYSPELVNAQDDYLQALDYLGQDPVRGKELLRKAKLRLELLGISDKVIQRLEKTRQSLYRVPFYAPHSGVVSTMDIRDGMYIEPGKTQIELVDLSTVWVIADVFENEQSWLEVGRPADVTAAAQGLFEIEGEIDYIYPELDPVTRSLQVRVKLPNPENRPGGQLRPGSLVDVELYGGPRRGLLTVPAEALILTGRENRVVVQRADNSFASVPVRLGMMSQGKAEILEGLNEGDRVVVSGQFLIDSEASIQGSLRRMSQPAADAHSGHQH
- a CDS encoding efflux RND transporter permease subunit, encoding MLEKIISASLRQRAMVLVITAVLAIYGWQAMRTTPLDALPDLSDVQVIIKTAYPGQAPQLVEDQITYPLSTAMLAVPGAQTVRGFSMFGDSFVYVIFEDGTDIYWARSRVLEYLSQIQGQLPPGVTPSLGPDASGVGWVFQYALVDRTGHQDLAQLRSLQDWFIKLELQSVAGVSEVATVGGMEKAYQIVVDPHKLALYQLDLMAVKQALDNANASVGGSVIEMAEAEYMITASGYRQTLQDFEEIPLGIVSESGTPVLMKDVAQLRTGPAARRGIAELDGQGEVVGGIVVMRYGENALATIDNVKAKLAEIESGLPEGVELVITYDRSQLILNAVDNLKNKVIEEMVVVALVCLVFLLHARSTLVAVITLPLSILASFIVMGWMGVNANIMSLGGIAIAIGAVVDAAIVMVENAHKHLEHYREEHGKAPEGDAHWQLIKEAAVEVGPALFFSLLIITLSFIPVFALEAQEGRLFHPLAYTKTFAMAASAILAITLIPVLMGYFVRGKIPDEQKNPISRFLIALYQPVLKLVLRFPKVTLMLAVVALASAYYPMSKMGSEFMPELEEGDLLYMPTTLPGVSAGKAGEILQQTDRLIKTIPEVARVFGKVGRADTATDPAPLTMLETTIMLKPRSEWREGQTMEGIIADLQRTVKVPGITNAWVQPIKTRIDMLSTGVRTPVGVKISGADVEELQRIGAEVEAILAPLPGTTSAFAQRTGGGRYLDIDPKLTVAARYGMTLRDVQDVVQMAIGGMTMGESIQGQERYPINIRYPRELRDDIEKLRNLPVLTKTGKYVPLQTLADLSIRDGAPMLASENGRLISWVFVDIDSSVLSIGEYITQAREAMNQQLQLPPRYSVSFAGQYEYMQRVEAKMEMVIPMMLAVIFLLLMMTFGSVVQASIIMLSLPFALVGSAWLLFGLGYNLSVAVAVGMIALAGVAAEFGVVMQVYLNNTIKAHEKKGLMRHEQDLKDALIEGAVMRIRPKAMTVATIFFGLLPIMWGSGTGNEVMQKIAAPMVGGMVTAPLLSLFVIPAIYLLIYRRGLAKADA
- a CDS encoding MerR family DNA-binding protein, which translates into the protein MKIGQVARETGLSVKAIRYYHDIGLVVAQRGDNGYRAYSAAQLEQLRFVARSKALGFSLEQCAELLSLQSRSDRTAAQVKALAVDQLALVREKIAQLQALEARLNGLVNQCQGGNTPECPILDSLCGESGKTANAPCCKE
- a CDS encoding CueP family metal-binding protein, whose product is MKKLTLTALLVLGLSACGQSETAKQAEAFSALDHKAAVLQGHQWYKNNDGIVVRVHPDRVNATFSDGTEADVAIPNGEFYLSIAPWATFTHPCGNHVPTGCTGELIGQPMHVSAVDVDSGEEVINKMITTQHDGFIDFWVPAQRQLAFTFHFDHPKYGMLEAKEVLPTFEDSRTCITTMQLKPMDGGAIEAPGQGGHSGHH
- a CDS encoding DUF4382 domain-containing protein, with product MKRAMWLMAVLLAGCGGGDGDSPAPSPEPTPAEGLSIGLSDAPADGVSHLILQMHSLELTPGGHMGGHHGGGDPIVLDMSHHRVDMLAYQGDDAYPLLHQHQLEPGRYQLRLHWTPGTGDHGSYVDDGEGRHPLHGDHPYFDLGEVTIHEGLHHNFTLEMDLRQGLHHNGEHYALEHHGMRWVDNDTMGHLKGTVDASWIADCEADNASLAGPDSQFVHAAYLYPDGTTLAQMDDIAPAAADGQVAPLATSWVHQDHNGDWVFGVGFLPAGRYQVGYTCLGHLDQPDSNEAADGDFALYRDGGVVIIESGEGGGHHNTHRCGG